In Haloplanus rubicundus, one DNA window encodes the following:
- a CDS encoding AIR synthase family protein, with protein sequence MTGKLDRATLADLVLSRTGAANPDLLVGAAFGEDAAAIRVGGETLVVSTDPISLAAERIGQLAVAVASNDVAACGGRPEFLLCTVLLPSAEADLLDTITGQLDAESNRLGLAIAGGHTEVVAGLDRPLCSLTCLGVADRYVPTGGATPGDRILLTKGAGIEATGVVATDFRDRLDLPASTLDRATAAFDDLSVMPEAAVLAPVATAMHDPTEGGVLEGLIEVALTAEATLEIDRGAVHVRDETRAVCDAVGVDPLRVLGSGALLAAVDEDDVEAALGALADEGIDAVEVGRVEAGEAGVELDGERYTEPIRDDMYALWDE encoded by the coding sequence ATGACCGGGAAGCTGGATCGGGCGACGCTCGCCGACCTCGTCCTGTCGCGGACGGGCGCGGCGAACCCGGACCTGCTCGTCGGGGCCGCGTTCGGCGAGGACGCCGCGGCGATTCGGGTGGGCGGGGAGACGCTGGTCGTCAGCACGGACCCCATCTCGCTCGCGGCCGAGCGCATCGGCCAACTGGCCGTCGCCGTCGCCTCGAACGACGTGGCGGCTTGTGGCGGCCGCCCGGAGTTTCTCCTCTGTACGGTGCTGCTTCCGAGCGCCGAGGCGGACCTGCTGGATACGATCACCGGCCAACTCGACGCCGAATCGAATCGACTGGGGCTGGCCATCGCCGGCGGGCATACCGAAGTCGTCGCCGGCCTCGACCGGCCGCTCTGCTCGCTCACCTGCCTCGGGGTCGCCGACCGCTACGTCCCGACGGGCGGAGCGACACCCGGCGACCGGATTCTGCTCACGAAGGGCGCAGGCATCGAGGCGACGGGCGTCGTCGCCACCGACTTCCGCGACCGACTGGACCTCCCGGCGTCGACGCTCGACCGCGCGACGGCCGCGTTCGACGACCTCAGCGTCATGCCGGAGGCGGCCGTCCTCGCGCCCGTCGCGACGGCGATGCACGATCCGACGGAAGGCGGCGTCCTCGAGGGCCTGATCGAGGTGGCGCTGACCGCGGAGGCGACCCTCGAAATCGACCGCGGGGCCGTCCACGTCCGCGACGAGACGCGCGCCGTCTGCGACGCCGTCGGCGTCGACCCGCTCCGCGTCCTCGGCTCCGGCGCGTTGCTCGCCGCCGTCGACGAGGACGACGTGGAAGCGGCGCTGGGAGCGCTGGCCGACGAGGGAATCGACGCGGTCGAGGTCGGCCGCGTCGAAGCCGGCGAGGCGGGCGTCGAACTCGACGGCGAGCGGTACACGGAGCCGATCCGCGACGATATGTACGCGCTGTGGGACGAGTGA
- a CDS encoding 2-dehydropantoate 2-reductase, which translates to MKFAVFGAGGVGGYLGARLADAGHEVHLIARGDHLAALQSSGLRVESIAGDTAVDPPATDDPAAVGPCDCVLFCVKSYDTREAASALGPLLDDDTAVVSLQNGVDNEAWIAEEVGADHVVGGVAYIFSTIAEPGVVEHTGGPARFVYGELDGERTPRIEALDDALSSCTGVEAVLADDVRVELWRKFCLICAQAGMTATTRLPLGEIRESEASWTMYRRLMEEVSAVARAEGVDLPEAVVDEWCEFVRDLDPEMYSSLHYDLTHGKRLELDALHGSVVRHAERVGVAAPMNEAVHAILRPWAERT; encoded by the coding sequence ATGAAGTTCGCCGTCTTCGGTGCCGGTGGCGTCGGTGGGTATCTCGGCGCTCGACTCGCGGACGCCGGCCACGAGGTGCATCTGATCGCTCGCGGCGACCACTTGGCGGCGCTCCAGTCGTCGGGCTTGCGGGTCGAGAGCATCGCCGGCGATACGGCGGTCGATCCGCCGGCGACGGACGACCCGGCCGCGGTCGGCCCCTGTGACTGCGTGCTGTTCTGCGTGAAGTCGTACGACACGCGCGAGGCGGCCTCGGCCCTCGGGCCGTTGCTGGACGACGACACGGCCGTCGTCTCCCTCCAAAACGGCGTCGACAACGAGGCGTGGATCGCCGAGGAAGTCGGTGCCGATCACGTGGTCGGCGGCGTGGCGTACATCTTCTCGACCATCGCCGAACCGGGCGTCGTCGAGCATACGGGCGGTCCCGCGCGGTTCGTCTACGGCGAACTCGACGGCGAGCGAACGCCCCGAATCGAGGCGCTCGACGACGCACTCTCGTCGTGTACGGGCGTCGAGGCGGTGCTGGCCGACGACGTGCGGGTCGAACTCTGGCGGAAGTTCTGTCTCATCTGCGCGCAGGCGGGGATGACGGCGACGACGCGGCTGCCGCTGGGGGAGATTCGGGAGTCGGAGGCGTCGTGGACGATGTACCGGCGGCTCATGGAGGAAGTGAGTGCCGTCGCGCGGGCGGAAGGGGTCGACCTGCCGGAGGCGGTGGTCGACGAGTGGTGCGAGTTCGTCCGGGATCTGGACCCGGAGATGTACTCCTCGCTGCACTACGATCTGACCCACGGGAAGCGGTTGGAACTCGACGCCCTCCACGGGTCGGTCGTGCGCCACGCCGAGCGCGTGGGCGTCGCGGCGCCCATGAACGAGGCGGTGCACGCGATACTGCGGCCGTGGGCCGAGCGCACCTAG
- a CDS encoding sodium:solute symporter family protein has protein sequence MTLQPLGIVVAYLLLALGVGFLAYRVGGSDAEDFYLASRTLGTLVLLFTTFATLLSAFTFFGGPNLAYAAGPEWILVMGLMDGILFAVLWYVIGYRQWLIGRAREYVTLGEMLGDRFGSPLLRALVAGVSLLWLFPYVMLQQMGAGEALRGLTAGAVPYWGGAALITVFMIVYVMLAGLRGVAWTDTLQGLFMLSVLWVAVVWIVGAVGGVDAATEGMIAANPDFAGLGGGLYSPQFIVSSAVTIAFGVTMFPQINQRFFVAKSATVLKRSFALWPVLVLLLFVPAFMLGAWAAGLPIEVPEGANVLSVLLAEYTPTWFAALVVAGAMAAMMSSSDSMLLSGSSYFTRDLYRPLVRPDASDRREAWIARIGVAAFATLAFVASLTRPGTLIEVGDTAFSGFALLAPPVMIALYREATTRDGMLVGVAVPQVLYLLHVLVPATTVRIAGTSVELLARAYGGWDVALAFMLLGAVLTVGVSAVSSPSFGEDAERFAVGGD, from the coding sequence GTGACGCTCCAACCGCTCGGTATCGTCGTCGCCTACCTCCTGTTGGCGCTCGGCGTCGGCTTCCTCGCCTACCGCGTCGGCGGGTCGGACGCCGAGGACTTCTATCTCGCCAGCCGGACGCTCGGGACTCTCGTTCTCCTCTTTACCACCTTCGCGACCCTGCTCTCAGCGTTTACCTTCTTCGGCGGGCCGAACCTCGCGTACGCGGCCGGTCCGGAGTGGATTCTGGTGATGGGGCTGATGGACGGCATCCTCTTTGCCGTCCTCTGGTACGTCATCGGCTACCGACAGTGGCTCATCGGCCGCGCCCGCGAGTACGTCACCCTCGGCGAGATGCTCGGGGACCGGTTCGGCTCCCCCCTGTTGCGGGCGCTTGTCGCCGGCGTCAGCCTCCTCTGGCTCTTCCCGTACGTCATGCTCCAGCAGATGGGCGCCGGCGAGGCGCTCCGGGGGCTGACCGCCGGCGCCGTTCCCTACTGGGGCGGCGCCGCACTCATCACCGTCTTCATGATCGTCTACGTGATGCTCGCCGGCCTGCGTGGCGTCGCGTGGACCGACACCCTGCAGGGGCTCTTTATGCTCTCGGTGCTCTGGGTCGCCGTCGTCTGGATCGTCGGCGCCGTCGGCGGCGTCGACGCAGCCACCGAGGGGATGATCGCGGCCAACCCCGACTTCGCCGGTCTCGGCGGCGGCCTCTACTCGCCGCAGTTCATCGTCTCCTCGGCGGTCACCATCGCCTTCGGCGTCACCATGTTCCCGCAGATCAACCAGCGCTTCTTCGTCGCGAAGTCGGCGACGGTGCTGAAGCGCTCCTTCGCCCTCTGGCCGGTGCTCGTCCTCCTCCTGTTCGTCCCCGCGTTCATGCTCGGGGCGTGGGCCGCCGGCCTCCCCATCGAGGTGCCCGAGGGGGCGAACGTCCTCTCGGTCCTGCTGGCCGAGTACACGCCGACGTGGTTCGCGGCACTCGTCGTCGCCGGCGCGATGGCCGCGATGATGTCCTCCTCGGACTCGATGCTTCTCTCGGGGTCGTCCTATTTCACCCGTGACCTCTACCGGCCGCTCGTGCGGCCGGACGCGAGCGACCGCCGCGAGGCGTGGATCGCCCGGATCGGCGTCGCCGCCTTCGCCACCCTCGCGTTCGTCGCCAGCCTCACCCGCCCCGGGACGCTCATCGAAGTCGGCGACACCGCCTTCTCCGGGTTCGCGCTCCTCGCGCCTCCGGTCATGATCGCGCTCTACCGGGAGGCGACCACCCGCGACGGGATGCTCGTCGGCGTCGCCGTCCCACAGGTGCTCTACCTCCTCCACGTCCTCGTCCCCGCGACGACGGTTCGGATCGCCGGCACGAGCGTCGAACTTCTCGCCCGGGCCTACGGCGGGTGGGACGTGGCGCTCGCGTTCATGCTTCTGGGCGCCGTCCTCACCGTCGGCGTCTCCGCCGTCTCGTCGCCCTCGTTCGGCGAGGACGCCGAGCGCTTCGCCGTCGGCGGCGACTAG
- a CDS encoding DUF3311 domain-containing protein, with protein MTRSIRDWLWVLTFAVLITFSVPWFLWGSSTVVAGLPVWLWWHVGWMGVASIVFALFARSGWDRLMGVDTDAGFAAGGDP; from the coding sequence ATGACGCGTTCGATACGCGATTGGCTATGGGTACTGACCTTTGCGGTGCTCATCACGTTCTCGGTTCCCTGGTTCCTCTGGGGGTCGTCGACCGTCGTCGCCGGCCTGCCGGTGTGGCTGTGGTGGCACGTTGGCTGGATGGGCGTGGCGTCTATCGTCTTCGCCCTCTTCGCCCGGAGCGGGTGGGATCGGCTGATGGGCGTCGACACGGACGCCGGCTTCGCGGCCGGAGGTGACCCGTGA
- a CDS encoding DMT family transporter translates to MAASDDPAVPPLLALGVAVLAISTSAILVRWSDAPNVVKALYRVSFTVGALGPLAFRRRHRERSSIGRRDGVVAVTAGVLLAVHFVAWFESLDHTSVAASVTLVQAQPVFVVAGAWLLLGERVTRRSLVGIGVALVGMAWLSVGPALAGSMALAGTTYGNALALLGAIAAAGYVLAGRSLRRRLAVLPYVTVVYTACAAVLLVVALRRGTALLAYPPHEWVLFVAMAIGPGVLGHTVVNWALGHVESHVVSVSLLGEPVGSTLLAALLLSEVPTAGTLGGGAVVLAGIYVTASARRRVAGD, encoded by the coding sequence GTGGCCGCGTCCGACGACCCCGCCGTCCCGCCGCTACTCGCCCTCGGCGTCGCGGTGCTCGCGATCAGTACGAGCGCCATCCTCGTGCGCTGGAGCGACGCGCCGAACGTCGTCAAGGCGCTGTACCGGGTGTCGTTCACCGTGGGCGCGCTCGGACCGCTGGCGTTCCGACGGCGTCACCGAGAGCGCTCCTCGATCGGCCGTCGTGACGGCGTCGTCGCCGTCACCGCGGGCGTCCTCCTCGCCGTCCACTTCGTCGCGTGGTTCGAGAGCCTCGATCACACCTCCGTCGCCGCGAGCGTCACGCTCGTGCAGGCGCAACCGGTGTTCGTCGTCGCCGGGGCGTGGCTCCTCCTCGGGGAGCGCGTGACTCGACGGAGCCTCGTCGGCATCGGCGTCGCCCTCGTCGGGATGGCCTGGCTCTCCGTCGGCCCGGCACTCGCGGGGTCGATGGCACTCGCGGGGACCACCTACGGCAACGCCCTCGCGCTCCTCGGTGCCATCGCGGCCGCGGGCTACGTCCTCGCCGGGCGGTCGCTCCGGCGACGGCTAGCCGTCCTCCCGTACGTGACCGTGGTCTACACCGCCTGTGCGGCCGTCCTCCTCGTCGTCGCGCTCCGACGGGGGACGGCGCTGCTCGCCTACCCGCCCCACGAGTGGGTGCTGTTCGTCGCGATGGCGATCGGGCCGGGCGTCCTCGGCCACACCGTCGTCAACTGGGCGCTCGGTCACGTCGAGTCCCACGTCGTCAGCGTCTCCTTGCTCGGTGAACCCGTGGGGAGTACGCTCCTCGCCGCCCTGCTCCTGTCGGAGGTGCCGACGGCGGGGACGCTCGGCGGCGGCGCCGTCGTCCTCGCCGGCATCTACGTCACCGCGTCGGCGCGCCGGCGCGTGGCCGGCGATTAG
- a CDS encoding VOC family protein, producing the protein MDVDVVDMDHVALRVSDIDRALEFYHDLLGMEIRDRDRFEAGEVPYVAVVAGGRHLHLVPSDDDIDVGGDHVCLLLRSDGTGTRAELDALLDELRDASVEVEAGEPHERYGAYGRDWAAYVRDPDGRRVELKLH; encoded by the coding sequence ATGGACGTGGACGTCGTCGACATGGATCACGTCGCGCTCCGCGTGAGCGACATCGACCGCGCGCTCGAATTCTACCACGACTTGCTCGGGATGGAGATTCGTGACCGCGACCGGTTCGAGGCCGGCGAGGTGCCGTACGTCGCCGTCGTCGCCGGCGGCCGCCACCTCCATCTGGTCCCGAGTGACGACGACATCGACGTGGGCGGAGACCACGTCTGTCTCCTCCTCCGCTCCGACGGCACGGGAACCCGTGCGGAACTCGACGCCCTCCTCGACGAACTCAGGGACGCCAGCGTCGAGGTGGAGGCCGGCGAACCTCACGAGCGCTACGGTGCGTACGGGCGCGACTGGGCCGCGTACGTGCGCGACCCGGACGGGCGGCGCGTCGAACTCAAATTACACTAA
- a CDS encoding SRPBCC family protein gives MAVYQRRTRVAAPLSEVWEFHSRVSGLEALTPGWMNLRVESVIGPDGDPDPGILETGSRIDASMRPFGVGPRQRWTSVITAREREDGSAYFRDEMEGGPFRHWEHTHRFFADGTETVVDDRVVYALPFGAVGEAVSRLARIGFEPMFRYRHRRTRALLE, from the coding sequence ATGGCTGTCTACCAACGGCGGACGCGGGTCGCCGCGCCGCTTTCCGAGGTGTGGGAGTTTCACTCGCGCGTGAGTGGGCTGGAGGCGTTGACCCCCGGGTGGATGAACCTCCGCGTCGAGTCCGTCATCGGCCCGGACGGCGACCCAGACCCCGGGATTCTGGAGACCGGATCGCGTATCGACGCGTCGATGCGGCCGTTCGGCGTCGGCCCGCGCCAACGGTGGACTTCGGTCATCACCGCGCGCGAACGCGAGGACGGGTCCGCGTACTTTCGCGACGAGATGGAGGGCGGCCCGTTCCGTCACTGGGAGCACACGCACCGATTTTTCGCCGACGGCACGGAGACGGTCGTCGACGACCGCGTGGTCTACGCCCTGCCGTTCGGGGCGGTCGGCGAGGCAGTGAGCCGACTCGCCCGAATCGGCTTCGAACCGATGTTCCGCTACCGACACCGGCGGACCCGCGCGTTGCTGGAGTGA
- a CDS encoding extracellular solute-binding protein, whose translation MDESRRRFLRRAGVAAAATTTLAGCSGGGGGGGGGGGGGGGTPAGEQRTISGDKGEVHFLSAENSSAFKQYYQKWAERFSEETGYGVRLEFVGVGSSQSARISRLLQAGDPPELTTTAPEKGGGLALQGVLADLSDQASWMEELYGYDFNEDFLFSLQGSQYVVPIWVNMTMDWYRVSTWQEEAGMAPREPTWDEFLEGVQATDGVGERRGTCVPAGQTLMATEYYIDHMFQNGGQIFERNGDTVEVVMDQGENRELTKEVLEYISQLNEVSVDGSGYGYGPQIESYWSEQVNEVKYFGARPLQQAVANNEAVAEDTGLMHPPSNAEQTHQAFSEGWVMFDAADNKEGAREFVQFMSRPEPLYELLHIAPLHNLPPFPAAVDDEEFLDNEFIDTWVRPNDHILIEDVVKMVETAKTLVGETDPNNALASPVFSESTFGNMLFNYLHGDMSIDEAIDQAGDRSREVMANFEQ comes from the coding sequence ATGGATGAAAGTAGACGGCGGTTCCTCAGACGAGCGGGGGTAGCGGCAGCGGCAACGACCACCCTGGCAGGCTGTTCGGGTGGCGGCGGCGGTGGCGGTGGCGGCGGCGGCGGTGGCGGCGGAACGCCCGCCGGCGAACAGCGAACGATTTCGGGCGACAAGGGCGAAGTCCACTTCCTCTCGGCGGAGAACAGTTCCGCGTTCAAGCAGTACTACCAGAAGTGGGCGGAGCGGTTCAGTGAGGAGACGGGCTACGGCGTCCGACTGGAGTTCGTCGGCGTCGGGTCGAGCCAGTCGGCCCGCATTTCGCGGCTGTTGCAGGCCGGTGACCCGCCGGAACTCACGACGACGGCGCCGGAGAAAGGTGGCGGGCTGGCGCTGCAGGGCGTGCTCGCGGACCTGAGCGACCAAGCGAGCTGGATGGAAGAGCTGTACGGCTACGACTTCAACGAAGACTTCCTCTTCTCGTTGCAGGGCAGCCAGTACGTCGTCCCCATCTGGGTCAACATGACGATGGACTGGTACCGCGTGAGCACGTGGCAGGAGGAAGCGGGCATGGCGCCCCGCGAACCCACGTGGGACGAGTTCTTGGAGGGCGTCCAGGCGACCGACGGGGTCGGCGAACGCCGCGGGACCTGCGTCCCGGCCGGACAGACCCTGATGGCCACCGAGTACTACATCGACCACATGTTCCAGAACGGTGGTCAGATCTTCGAGCGCAACGGCGACACCGTCGAAGTCGTGATGGACCAGGGCGAGAATCGCGAACTCACCAAGGAAGTCCTGGAGTACATCAGCCAGCTCAACGAAGTCTCGGTCGACGGGTCGGGCTACGGCTACGGCCCACAGATCGAGTCCTACTGGTCCGAACAGGTGAACGAAGTGAAGTACTTCGGGGCGCGACCGCTCCAGCAGGCGGTGGCGAACAACGAGGCCGTCGCCGAGGACACCGGTCTCATGCATCCGCCGTCGAACGCGGAGCAGACCCACCAGGCCTTCTCGGAGGGATGGGTCATGTTCGACGCCGCGGACAACAAGGAGGGCGCCCGGGAGTTCGTGCAGTTCATGTCCCGGCCCGAGCCGCTGTACGAACTGCTGCACATCGCGCCGCTGCACAACCTGCCGCCGTTCCCGGCGGCCGTCGACGACGAGGAGTTCCTCGACAACGAGTTCATCGACACGTGGGTTCGGCCGAACGACCACATCCTCATCGAGGACGTGGTGAAGATGGTCGAAACCGCGAAGACGCTCGTGGGCGAAACCGATCCCAACAACGCGCTGGCCTCGCCGGTGTTCTCCGAGTCGACGTTCGGCAACATGCTGTTCAACTACCTGCACGGCGACATGAGCATCGACGAAGCCATCGATCAGGCCGGGGACCGCTCCCGGGAGGTCATGGCGAACTTCGAACAGTGA
- a CDS encoding carbohydrate ABC transporter permease: protein MGEATPTSSVETPGEESTLRDRFGELLENETFLGYGSLSPVMLLFLFIAVFPIVWALAGSFFSINAFNPVWEWTGLGNYEHIFLEDGFYWAAVTKSVIFGFGSVAVQVILGIIFALILQRSFRGNAFARAVVLLPYLIPVIVVGLVFQWMMNPNYGVINLLAMRFGLINEAINFLGNTDMAMYALITAASWKWSIFVVMMSLARLEAIPSGYYDAARVNGANAWQRFRDITLPNLKGMIILVVLLRGIWMFNKFDIIWIMTRGGPSQSTTTLPVYAYRVAFNQWQLGESLAIASTLFLTLVVGAVIYFGKFNPEQEVRVE, encoded by the coding sequence ATGGGCGAGGCGACGCCGACGAGCAGCGTCGAGACTCCCGGCGAGGAGTCGACGCTGCGTGATCGGTTCGGCGAGCTACTGGAAAACGAGACGTTCCTCGGCTACGGGAGCCTCTCGCCGGTCATGCTCCTGTTCCTGTTCATCGCCGTCTTCCCCATCGTGTGGGCGCTGGCGGGGAGTTTCTTCTCCATCAACGCGTTCAACCCGGTGTGGGAGTGGACGGGGCTGGGGAACTACGAGCACATCTTCCTCGAGGACGGCTTCTACTGGGCTGCAGTGACCAAGTCCGTCATCTTCGGCTTCGGCTCCGTGGCGGTCCAGGTGATCCTCGGGATCATCTTCGCGCTCATCCTCCAGCGGTCGTTCCGGGGGAACGCCTTCGCGCGAGCGGTCGTGTTGCTCCCCTATCTCATTCCGGTCATCGTCGTCGGCCTCGTCTTCCAGTGGATGATGAACCCGAACTACGGCGTCATCAACCTGCTGGCGATGCGCTTCGGGCTCATCAACGAGGCGATCAACTTCCTCGGCAACACCGACATGGCGATGTACGCGCTCATCACCGCGGCGAGCTGGAAGTGGTCCATCTTCGTCGTGATGATGTCGCTCGCTCGGCTGGAGGCCATCCCGTCGGGCTACTACGACGCCGCACGAGTCAACGGCGCCAACGCCTGGCAGCGCTTCCGTGACATCACGCTCCCGAACCTGAAGGGCATGATCATCCTCGTGGTGTTGCTCCGCGGCATCTGGATGTTCAACAAGTTCGACATCATCTGGATCATGACGCGGGGCGGCCCCAGTCAATCGACGACGACGCTCCCGGTGTACGCGTACCGCGTGGCGTTCAACCAGTGGCAGCTCGGGGAGTCGCTGGCCATCGCGTCGACGCTGTTCCTGACGCTCGTCGTCGGGGCCGTCATCTACTTCGGTAAGTTCAACCCCGAACAGGAGGTCCGTGTCGAATGA
- a CDS encoding carbohydrate ABC transporter permease, whose amino-acid sequence MSYNTSKSPIERIIDYYVRNVPHATQRRLSTWLFRFLVGATVIVVGFPTYVMLKASIQPELELFSNTFLFVPQNPTLENFAGLFTETSFARFYLNSIVAALGTMVISVVSATLAGYSLTRFSFPGKKRLAQSVLFSYMFPPLLLALPMFMIWRDLQLLNSYPGIILAHSAHALPFDIWLMWKFFQTVPISYEESAWIYGASRLRAMRDVAIPMALPGIIAVSIFSFAISWSDFTFANLLLTQESMKTLPIGMLGFIEQQAVNWGLIMSASVMMALPAFLLVYFLQSYLLRGFSVGGLG is encoded by the coding sequence ATGAGCTACAACACGTCCAAATCGCCGATCGAGCGCATCATCGACTACTACGTTCGCAACGTCCCCCACGCCACGCAACGGCGCCTGAGCACGTGGCTGTTCAGATTTCTCGTGGGCGCGACGGTGATCGTCGTCGGATTCCCGACCTACGTCATGCTGAAGGCGTCGATCCAGCCCGAACTGGAGCTGTTCTCGAACACGTTCCTGTTCGTGCCGCAGAACCCGACGCTCGAGAACTTCGCGGGGCTGTTCACCGAAACCTCGTTCGCGCGGTTCTACCTGAACAGCATCGTCGCCGCGCTCGGGACGATGGTTATCAGCGTCGTCTCGGCGACGCTCGCGGGCTACTCGCTGACCCGGTTCAGCTTCCCGGGGAAGAAGCGGCTCGCGCAGTCGGTGTTGTTCTCCTACATGTTCCCGCCGCTCCTGCTCGCGCTGCCGATGTTCATGATCTGGCGAGACCTGCAGCTACTGAACAGCTACCCGGGGATCATCCTCGCACACAGCGCCCACGCGCTCCCCTTCGACATCTGGCTGATGTGGAAGTTCTTCCAGACGGTGCCGATAAGCTACGAGGAGAGCGCCTGGATCTACGGCGCGAGTCGCCTCCGGGCGATGCGCGACGTGGCCATCCCGATGGCGCTGCCGGGGATCATCGCCGTCTCCATCTTCTCGTTTGCCATCTCGTGGAGCGACTTCACGTTCGCGAACCTCCTGCTCACCCAGGAGTCGATGAAGACACTGCCCATCGGGATGCTCGGGTTCATCGAACAGCAGGCCGTCAACTGGGGGCTCATCATGAGCGCCTCGGTGATGATGGCGCTGCCCGCGTTCCTGCTCGTCTACTTCCTGCAGAGCTACCTGCTTCGCGGCTTCAGCGTGGGTGGTCTCGGATGA
- a CDS encoding ABC transporter ATP-binding protein, whose product MSEIRIENLRKVYDVPRGKEVAVEGSTLTVPDGDFLTLLGPSGCGKSTTLRCIAGLENQTEGNIYYDEDEVSDRLAQERDISMVFQEIALYPHMQCIDNIAYPLKVRGVPKDERYERAREVAATLEVEELVEKYPAELSGGQRQRIAIARAIVREPRAFLMDEPMTGLDEKLKVRMRKELKRVVEETEQTVIYVTHSQEEAMMLSDWIAVMSDGEIEQYGTPNEVYREPNNRFVASFVGMPEMNMWMGETDGSTATVDIGEQTVTLDVRDDASEAERKTRSNIDERSSDEVEIGFRPQALSIVDAGDGDFDAELDLVEPMGENSLCYIHSPIGEIRVVEESPEGLSEGSRVGIELDRHRGYIFDGESGSTIARTGETPPDSDGVSGQAATDD is encoded by the coding sequence ATGTCTGAGATACGCATCGAGAACCTGCGGAAAGTCTACGACGTACCGAGGGGCAAAGAGGTCGCAGTCGAGGGGTCGACCCTGACGGTTCCGGACGGGGACTTCCTGACCCTGCTCGGACCCTCCGGCTGTGGCAAGAGCACGACGCTTCGCTGCATCGCTGGCCTCGAGAACCAGACCGAGGGGAACATCTACTACGACGAAGACGAGGTGTCGGATCGGCTGGCCCAGGAGCGCGACATCAGCATGGTGTTTCAGGAGATCGCGCTCTACCCGCACATGCAGTGTATCGACAACATCGCGTATCCGCTGAAGGTGCGGGGCGTCCCCAAGGACGAACGCTACGAGCGCGCCCGCGAAGTGGCCGCGACGCTGGAAGTCGAGGAGCTCGTCGAGAAGTATCCCGCCGAACTGTCCGGCGGCCAGCGCCAGCGCATCGCCATCGCCCGCGCCATCGTCAGGGAGCCGCGCGCGTTCCTGATGGACGAGCCGATGACGGGGCTCGACGAGAAGCTGAAGGTGCGGATGCGCAAGGAGCTGAAACGCGTCGTCGAAGAGACCGAGCAGACGGTCATCTACGTCACCCACAGCCAGGAGGAGGCGATGATGCTCTCCGACTGGATCGCGGTGATGAGCGACGGCGAAATCGAACAGTACGGCACGCCGAACGAGGTGTACCGCGAGCCGAACAACCGCTTCGTCGCCTCCTTCGTCGGGATGCCGGAGATGAACATGTGGATGGGGGAGACCGACGGCTCGACGGCCACCGTCGACATCGGGGAGCAGACGGTCACCCTCGACGTTCGGGACGACGCCTCGGAGGCCGAGCGCAAAACCAGATCGAACATCGACGAACGGAGTTCGGACGAGGTGGAGATCGGCTTCCGCCCGCAGGCGCTCAGCATCGTCGATGCCGGCGACGGCGACTTCGACGCCGAACTCGACCTCGTGGAGCCGATGGGCGAGAACAGCCTCTGTTACATCCACTCGCCGATCGGCGAGATTCGCGTCGTCGAGGAGTCGCCCGAAGGGCTGTCCGAAGGCTCGCGGGTCGGCATCGAACTCGACCGCCACCGGGGCTACATCTTCGACGGGGAGTCCGGCTCGACCATCGCGCGCACGGGTGAGACGCCGCCGGACTCGGACGGCGTCTCCGGGCAGGCCGCCACCGACGACTAA
- a CDS encoding cupin domain-containing protein, producing the protein MTGYHHGTLDDFETNPEKPGRRWELSPALGIDEYNFNVAVLDPGDPLSQNGYHYHESQAELFYVIDGRCRVEVEDGGFTLDTDDVINFDAGVTHLLHNPFGEPCKLVAIGSPPEGRYPVHQVTPAAELLARRYGNASPDAERIDDDTR; encoded by the coding sequence ATGACAGGCTACCACCACGGCACGTTAGACGACTTCGAGACGAACCCCGAGAAGCCCGGGCGCCGCTGGGAGCTCTCGCCGGCGCTCGGCATCGACGAGTACAACTTCAACGTCGCCGTCCTCGACCCCGGAGATCCGCTGTCACAGAACGGCTATCACTACCACGAATCGCAGGCGGAGCTGTTCTACGTGATCGACGGGCGGTGCCGGGTCGAAGTCGAGGACGGCGGCTTCACGCTGGACACCGACGACGTGATCAACTTCGACGCGGGGGTCACGCACCTGCTCCACAACCCCTTCGGCGAGCCGTGTAAGCTCGTCGCCATCGGGAGCCCGCCCGAGGGTCGGTATCCGGTACACCAGGTGACGCCCGCGGCGGAACTGCTCGCTCGGCGCTACGGCAACGCGTCGCCGGACGCGGAGCGAATCGACGACGACACCCGATAA